Proteins encoded in a region of the Carassius gibelio isolate Cgi1373 ecotype wild population from Czech Republic chromosome B5, carGib1.2-hapl.c, whole genome shotgun sequence genome:
- the crata gene encoding carnitine O-acetyltransferase, whose translation MLGILARTMVKAGMVKPSGLVKPVSVTRIAGRYLAHQKGLPKLPVPPLQQTCERYLTALTPIVEPEELNHTRQLLEEFQKPGGVGERLQKGLEQRSKKMENWLSDWWLQTAYLDYRMPVVVHSSPGVVLPRTEFSDRQGQMRYAAKLIAGVLDFKSMIDNETLPVEYLGGKPLCMNQYYQVLSSCRIPGTKRDSVVNYALDKRPPTHITVVHNFQFFVLDVYNSDGTPLTVDQIYIQLEKIWNSSLQSNKEPIGILTSHHRNSWGKAYNNLIKDKTNKESVRAIQKSIFTVCLDAPMPRASDDMYRTRAGVQMLHGGGSRWNSGNRWFDKTLQFIIGEDGTCGLIYEHAPAEGPPIVSLIDHVVEYMKSSEMVRTPMVPLRMPQKLRFNITPEIKKDIEEAKQNMNIMVHELDMKVSVFSHFGKDFPKSQKMSPDAFIQVALQLAYYRIYKRCCPTYESASLRMFRLGRTDTIRSTSIDSAKFVKAMDDPAKHNTEKVALLDKAVKAHRAYTDMAIRGQAIDRHLLGLKLQAIEDLAALPEIFMDTSYAVALHFNLSTSQVPAKTDCVMCFGPVVPDGYGVCYNPMDAHINFAVSAFNSCQDTNAARLAQALEDALLDMKTLLEQTPKAKL comes from the exons ATGTTGGGCATTCTAGCCAGGACGATG GTCAAGGCTGGCATGGTGAAGCCCTCCGGCCTGGTAAAGCCAGTGTCAGTGACACGGATCGCAGGGCGCTACTTGGCCCACCAGAAGGGTCTGCCTAAGCTTCCAGTGCCACCACTGCAACAAACATGCGAACGCTATCTGACTGCCCTGACGCCCATCGTGGAGCCGGAGGAGCTGAATCACACCCGGCAGCTGCTGGAGGAGTTTCAGAAGCCGGGTGGTGTTGGAGAGAGACTACAGAAGGGCCTGGAACAACGATCCAAGAAGATGGAGAACTGG CTCTCAGACTGGTGGTTACAAACAGCCTACCTAGACTACCGGATGCCTGTTGTCGTCCATTCCAGTCCTGGGGTCGTCCTCCCCCGTACGGAGTTCAGTGACCGTCAAGGCCAAATGAG ATACGCAGCAAAATTAATCGCTGGAGTTTTAGATTTCAAGAGCATGATTGACAA TGAAACATTGCCAGTGGAGTATCTGGGTGGAAAGCCACTCTGTATGAACCAGTACTATCAAGTGCTCTCGTCTTGCCGGATCCCTGGAACAAAGAGGGACAGCGTGGTCAACTATGCCTTGGACAAGAGACCCCCCACACATATCACTGTAGTGCACAACTTTCAG TTCTTTGTGCTAGATGTATATAACAGTGACGGCACGCCACTGACTGTAGACCAGATCTACATACAGCTGGAGAAGATCTGGAACTCCTCTTTACAGAGCAACAAAGAGCCTATTGGCATCCTCACCTCCCACCACCGCAACAGCTGGGGCAAAGCTTACAACAACCTCATTAAGG ATAAAACAAACAAGGAGTCTGTGAGAGCCATTCAGAAGAGTATCTTTACAGTCTGTCTGGATGCTCCCATGCCGCGTGCGTCTGATGACATGTACCGCACCCGTGCTGGAGTTCAGATGCTGCATGGAGGGGGAAGCAGGTGGAACAGCGGAAACCGTTGGTTTGACAAAACATTGCAG TTTATTATTGGAGAGGACGGGACATGTGGGCTGATCTATGAACACGCCCCCGCTGAGGGCCCTCCCATCGTGTCACTGATCGACCATGTGGTGGAATACAT GAAGTCGTCAGAGATGGTCCGTACCCCAATGGTCCCGCTGCGTATGCCACAGAAGCTTCGATTTAACATCACACCAGAAATCAAAAAGGACATTGAGGAGGCCAAACAAAACATGAACAT AATGGTACATGAGCTGGACATGAAAGTCAGTGTGTTTTCCCATTTTGGCAAAGATTTCCCAAAGTCGCAGAAGATGAGCCCTGATGCCTTTATTCAGGTTGCTCTCCAGCTGGCGTACTACAG GATTTACAAGCGCTGTTGTCCTACCTATGAGAGCGCTTCCCTCCGCATGTTCAGACTGGGCCGAACCGACACTATACGCTCAACGTCCATTGACTCTGCTAAATTTGTCAAGGCCATGGATGACCCAGCCAAACAT AACACAGAGAAAGTGGCTCTTCTAGACAAAGCAGTTAAAGCGCACAGAGCTTACACAGACATG GCCATCCGAGGTCAAGCGATCGACAGACATTTGCTCGGACTGAAATTGCAGGCTATTGAGGACCTGGCCGCCCTGCCAGAGATATTCATGGATACCTCATATGCTGTGGCACTGCACTTCAACCTCTCCACCAGCCAG GTGCCAGCAAAAACTGACTGTGTGATGTGCTTTGGCCCGGTGGTACCAGACGGTTACGGTGTGTGCTACAATCCCATGGATGCCCACATTAACTTTGCAGTCTCTGCTTTCAACAGCTGCCAGGACACTAACGCAGCACGTCTGGCCCAAGCACTAGAGGACGCACTGTTAGACATGAAGACCCTGCTGGAGCAGACGCCCAAAGCCAAGCTTTAA